One part of the Sander vitreus isolate 19-12246 chromosome 10, sanVit1, whole genome shotgun sequence genome encodes these proteins:
- the LOC144524074 gene encoding uncharacterized protein LOC144524074 isoform X2 has product MRRFFRGHRDEDYSQIQYLTAKCTRLAYDKAVLDREFLMSRDRERKLQNDLEAATARLLHQQQLNMELRMREDQLISRIHQQQDLVNLLQQRVVLLAEASSQDTELLRQVSSEMLCLQSSEVKLEGLVEELHAEAQHRAVVAESLQTELHSEARRRAALTESLQTELRSKTVELEELQDTNQTLTETLKELRSTHQKEVRELQQENQGSLRKLQGTAEQFEWLCQQQRYWMCCVKKFKDCLMEERDALLRQVIELKKKVEKHDDSPTQSVVCPLQDTQGCDGITSWDADAVADLESQVEKSNMPYAELFNQAGSPINGYQKPP; this is encoded by the exons ATGAGGAGGTTTTTCCGAGGACACAGGGACGAAGACTACAGTCAGATCCAGTATCTGACGGCCAAGTGCACCCGCCTGGCTTATGATAAAG CCGTGCTCGACAGGGAGTTTCTGATGtccagagacagggagaggaagCTGCAGAATGATCTGGAAGCTGCGACTGCTCGACTCCTccaccagcagcagctgaaCATGGAGCTCAGGATGAGAGAGGACCAACTCATCAGCAGGATCCACCAGCAACAG GACCTGGTGAACTTGCTGCAGCAGCGTGTGGTCCTGCTGGCGGAGGCGAGCTCCCAGGACACGGAGCTGCTGCGGCAGGTCAGCTCAGAGATGCTGTGCCTGCAGAGCTCCGAGGTGAAGCTGGAGGGCCTGGTGGAGGAGCTGCATGCTGAGGCCCAACACAGAGCTGTGGTGGCAGAGAGCCTCCAGACAGAGCTACACAGTGAAGCCCGGCGCAGAGCTGCGCTGACGGAGAGCCTGCAGACAGAGCTGCGCAG TAAGACAGTGGAGCTGGAGGAGCTACAGGACACCAACCAAACTTTGACAGAAACTCTGAAGGAGTTACGCTCCACTCATCAGAAGGAG GTAAGGGAGCTGCAGCAGGAGAATCAGGGGAGTCTGAGGAAACTGCAGGGGACAGCGGAGCAGTTTGAGTGGCTCTGTCAGCAACAGCGTTACTGGATGTGCTGTGTCAAGAA ATTCAAAGACTGCCTGATGGAGGAGAGAGACGCTCTGCTGCGACAGGTCATCGAATTGAAAAAGAAGGTTGAGAAACATGATGACAGTCCCACACAGAGCGTCGTCTGTCCCCTACAGGACACTCAAGGCTGTGACGG TATAACATCATGGGATGCAGATGCAGTGGCTGACTTGGAGTCTCAGGTGGAGAAGTCAAACATGCCGTATGCAGAGCTCTTTAACCAG GCAGGGAGCCCTATCAACGGATACCAAAAACCTCCTTGA
- the LOC144524074 gene encoding uncharacterized protein LOC144524074 isoform X1, protein MRRFFRGHRDEDYSQIQYLTAKCTRLAYDKAVLDREFLMSRDRERKLQNDLEAATARLLHQQQLNMELRMREDQLISRIHQQQDLVNLLQQRVVLLAEASSQDTELLRQVSSEMLCLQSSEVKLEGLVEELHAEAQHRAVVAESLQTELHSEARRRAALTESLQTELRSKTVELEELQDTNQTLTETLKELRSTHQKEVRELQQENQGSLRKLQGTAEQFEWLCQQQRYWMCCVKKFKDCLMEERDALLRQVIELKKKVEKHDDSPTQSVVCPLQDTQGCDGSITSWDADAVADLESQVEKSNMPYAELFNQAGSPINGYQKPP, encoded by the exons ATGAGGAGGTTTTTCCGAGGACACAGGGACGAAGACTACAGTCAGATCCAGTATCTGACGGCCAAGTGCACCCGCCTGGCTTATGATAAAG CCGTGCTCGACAGGGAGTTTCTGATGtccagagacagggagaggaagCTGCAGAATGATCTGGAAGCTGCGACTGCTCGACTCCTccaccagcagcagctgaaCATGGAGCTCAGGATGAGAGAGGACCAACTCATCAGCAGGATCCACCAGCAACAG GACCTGGTGAACTTGCTGCAGCAGCGTGTGGTCCTGCTGGCGGAGGCGAGCTCCCAGGACACGGAGCTGCTGCGGCAGGTCAGCTCAGAGATGCTGTGCCTGCAGAGCTCCGAGGTGAAGCTGGAGGGCCTGGTGGAGGAGCTGCATGCTGAGGCCCAACACAGAGCTGTGGTGGCAGAGAGCCTCCAGACAGAGCTACACAGTGAAGCCCGGCGCAGAGCTGCGCTGACGGAGAGCCTGCAGACAGAGCTGCGCAG TAAGACAGTGGAGCTGGAGGAGCTACAGGACACCAACCAAACTTTGACAGAAACTCTGAAGGAGTTACGCTCCACTCATCAGAAGGAG GTAAGGGAGCTGCAGCAGGAGAATCAGGGGAGTCTGAGGAAACTGCAGGGGACAGCGGAGCAGTTTGAGTGGCTCTGTCAGCAACAGCGTTACTGGATGTGCTGTGTCAAGAA ATTCAAAGACTGCCTGATGGAGGAGAGAGACGCTCTGCTGCGACAGGTCATCGAATTGAAAAAGAAGGTTGAGAAACATGATGACAGTCCCACACAGAGCGTCGTCTGTCCCCTACAGGACACTCAAGGCTGTGACGG CAGTATAACATCATGGGATGCAGATGCAGTGGCTGACTTGGAGTCTCAGGTGGAGAAGTCAAACATGCCGTATGCAGAGCTCTTTAACCAG GCAGGGAGCCCTATCAACGGATACCAAAAACCTCCTTGA
- the LOC144524074 gene encoding uncharacterized protein LOC144524074 isoform X3 encodes MRRFFRGHRDEDYSQIQYLTAKCTRLAYDKAVLDREFLMSRDRERKLQNDLEAATARLLHQQQLNMELRMREDQLISRIHQQQSSEVKLEGLVEELHAEAQHRAVVAESLQTELHSEARRRAALTESLQTELRSKTVELEELQDTNQTLTETLKELRSTHQKEVRELQQENQGSLRKLQGTAEQFEWLCQQQRYWMCCVKKFKDCLMEERDALLRQVIELKKKVEKHDDSPTQSVVCPLQDTQGCDGSITSWDADAVADLESQVEKSNMPYAELFNQAGSPINGYQKPP; translated from the exons ATGAGGAGGTTTTTCCGAGGACACAGGGACGAAGACTACAGTCAGATCCAGTATCTGACGGCCAAGTGCACCCGCCTGGCTTATGATAAAG CCGTGCTCGACAGGGAGTTTCTGATGtccagagacagggagaggaagCTGCAGAATGATCTGGAAGCTGCGACTGCTCGACTCCTccaccagcagcagctgaaCATGGAGCTCAGGATGAGAGAGGACCAACTCATCAGCAGGATCCACCAGCAACAG AGCTCCGAGGTGAAGCTGGAGGGCCTGGTGGAGGAGCTGCATGCTGAGGCCCAACACAGAGCTGTGGTGGCAGAGAGCCTCCAGACAGAGCTACACAGTGAAGCCCGGCGCAGAGCTGCGCTGACGGAGAGCCTGCAGACAGAGCTGCGCAG TAAGACAGTGGAGCTGGAGGAGCTACAGGACACCAACCAAACTTTGACAGAAACTCTGAAGGAGTTACGCTCCACTCATCAGAAGGAG GTAAGGGAGCTGCAGCAGGAGAATCAGGGGAGTCTGAGGAAACTGCAGGGGACAGCGGAGCAGTTTGAGTGGCTCTGTCAGCAACAGCGTTACTGGATGTGCTGTGTCAAGAA ATTCAAAGACTGCCTGATGGAGGAGAGAGACGCTCTGCTGCGACAGGTCATCGAATTGAAAAAGAAGGTTGAGAAACATGATGACAGTCCCACACAGAGCGTCGTCTGTCCCCTACAGGACACTCAAGGCTGTGACGG CAGTATAACATCATGGGATGCAGATGCAGTGGCTGACTTGGAGTCTCAGGTGGAGAAGTCAAACATGCCGTATGCAGAGCTCTTTAACCAG GCAGGGAGCCCTATCAACGGATACCAAAAACCTCCTTGA